In a single window of the Campylobacter hyointestinalis subsp. lawsonii genome:
- the purH gene encoding bifunctional phosphoribosylaminoimidazolecarboxamide formyltransferase/IMP cyclohydrolase, whose protein sequence is MRALISVSDKSGIEHFAKGLESLGFEILSTGGTYKVLKEANLKVVEVSDYTKSPEMFEGRVKTLHPKIHGGILHKRDNANHVKQAGDFGIGGIDLVCVNLYPFKETTIRTDDFGEIIENIDIGGPAMVRSAAKNFKDVIIVTDVNDYDAVLEALKNGSDSYEFRLGMMIKAFEHTASYDSMIANYMNDRFKSGFGEKRFISGSKVFECRYGENPHQKGAAYEFDSFLSLNFTQLKGEASFNNMTDINSAVSIASSFGDAPAVAICKHANPCGFAIGRDVLDSYEKALKCDPVSAFGGVVAINGTLTKELALKTKEIFIEVIIAANVEDGVLEIYSDKKRTKIFTQNNKYLVQSGDKWDFKHIDGGFVFQEKDYVKDDEVTNAKLVTKKGADVSELNDLKIAWKIAALTKSNCVVYVKDAMLLAIGMGMTSRVDAARAAVAKAHDMGIDLRGSSLASEAFFPFRDSIEIASKVGVKNVIQPGGSIRDEDVIAAADEFGMSMYFTGIRHFLH, encoded by the coding sequence ATGAGAGCGCTTATCAGTGTGAGCGATAAAAGCGGGATCGAGCATTTTGCAAAAGGACTTGAAAGCTTAGGTTTTGAGATTTTAAGTACCGGTGGAACTTATAAGGTATTAAAAGAAGCAAATTTAAAAGTGGTTGAAGTCAGTGATTATACCAAAAGTCCTGAGATGTTTGAGGGGCGAGTAAAGACTTTGCATCCAAAAATTCACGGCGGAATTTTACATAAAAGAGATAACGCTAACCACGTAAAACAAGCAGGTGATTTTGGAATAGGCGGTATAGATTTGGTTTGCGTAAATTTATATCCGTTTAAAGAGACTACTATCCGCACTGATGATTTTGGTGAAATCATCGAAAATATCGATATCGGCGGCCCTGCTATGGTAAGAAGCGCGGCGAAAAACTTTAAAGATGTCATTATAGTAACAGACGTAAATGACTATGACGCGGTTTTAGAAGCTCTAAAAAATGGTAGTGATAGTTATGAGTTTAGACTGGGTATGATGATAAAGGCGTTTGAGCACACTGCTAGTTATGACTCTATGATAGCAAACTATATGAACGATAGATTTAAAAGCGGTTTTGGCGAAAAAAGATTTATAAGCGGCTCAAAAGTGTTTGAGTGCAGATATGGCGAAAATCCTCACCAAAAAGGCGCTGCTTATGAGTTTGATAGCTTTTTGAGTTTAAACTTTACTCAGTTAAAAGGCGAAGCAAGTTTTAATAATATGACAGATATCAACTCAGCTGTTTCTATCGCTAGTAGCTTTGGCGACGCTCCTGCGGTGGCTATCTGCAAACACGCAAATCCTTGTGGTTTTGCTATAGGCAGAGATGTTTTAGATAGCTATGAAAAAGCTTTGAAATGTGACCCTGTGAGTGCATTTGGTGGAGTCGTAGCGATAAATGGAACTCTTACTAAAGAACTTGCACTCAAGACTAAAGAGATATTTATAGAAGTCATCATCGCTGCAAATGTTGAAGACGGCGTTTTAGAAATTTATAGCGATAAAAAACGCACAAAAATCTTTACTCAAAATAACAAATACCTTGTGCAATCAGGCGATAAATGGGATTTTAAACATATAGATGGCGGTTTTGTGTTTCAAGAAAAAGATTATGTAAAAGATGATGAAGTTACTAATGCAAAATTAGTAACCAAAAAAGGGGCTGACGTTAGTGAGCTAAACGACTTAAAGATCGCATGGAAGATAGCTGCGCTTACAAAATCAAATTGTGTAGTTTATGTAAAAGACGCCATGCTTTTAGCTATAGGTATGGGTATGACAAGCAGAGTGGATGCAGCTAGGGCAGCAGTGGCAAAAGCTCACGATATGGGTATAGACCTAAGGGGCTCTTCACTTGCAAGCGAAGCTTTTTTTCCATTTAGAGATAGCATAGAGATAGCTAGCAAAGTAGGCGTGAAAAATGTCATACAGCCAGGTGGCAGCATACGCGATGAAGACGTTATAGCCGCAGCTGATGAGTTTGGTATGAGTATGTACTTTACTGGTATCAGACACTTTTTACACTAA
- a CDS encoding metal-sulfur cluster assembly factor yields the protein MKDEIYDELRKVIDPEIGFDIVSLGLIYGVDVSDKKAVVTMTLSTRSCPLHELILSWVEDAVLRVANECEINLVWEPTWDISMASDEVKNSLG from the coding sequence ATGAAAGACGAAATTTATGATGAATTAAGAAAAGTAATAGATCCAGAAATTGGCTTTGATATTGTATCTTTAGGGCTGATCTATGGTGTGGATGTTAGTGATAAAAAGGCTGTCGTTACTATGACTTTATCTACTCGGTCTTGTCCCTTACACGAGCTGATTTTAAGCTGGGTAGAAGATGCTGTTTTGAGAGTTGCAAACGAGTGTGAGATAAATTTAGTCTGGGAACCGACTTGGGATATAAGTATGGCTAGTGATGAGGTAAAAAATAGCCTGGGATAA
- a CDS encoding methyl-accepting chemotaxis protein: protein MLSNSAEAGKTGAKTSYDISKLVSSELDDSKNIAQKAADANKKSYDELENMISSLNQVVENLNASNVKEQEIAERTNLVVKQTEDMRKVLDVIGEVADQTNLLALNAAIEAARAGDMGRGFAVVAEEVRILAERTNDSLKDIDSNAQGMINAVRELGVLLNENAKDISILSDEANKLMSQARSTQETTSQSMKLATKVANKSVDINVNIEKLLEQTEISVSLLEDNAKLASEFIQVSGSLKNVSLSLEENLNKFKT from the coding sequence ATGCTTTCAAATAGCGCTGAAGCTGGAAAAACCGGAGCTAAAACATCTTATGATATAAGTAAGCTTGTTAGTAGTGAGCTTGACGACTCTAAAAATATAGCTCAAAAAGCAGCAGATGCAAATAAAAAATCCTACGATGAGCTAGAAAATATGATAAGCTCTCTTAATCAAGTAGTGGAGAATTTAAACGCGTCAAATGTAAAAGAACAAGAGATAGCAGAAAGAACAAATTTAGTCGTTAAACAGACTGAAGATATGAGAAAGGTTTTAGACGTGATAGGCGAAGTGGCTGATCAGACGAATTTACTTGCTCTAAATGCGGCTATCGAAGCAGCTCGCGCTGGAGATATGGGTAGAGGATTTGCAGTAGTTGCAGAAGAAGTAAGGATTTTAGCCGAGAGAACCAATGACTCTTTAAAGGACATAGACTCAAATGCTCAAGGTATGATAAATGCAGTGCGTGAACTAGGAGTGCTTTTAAATGAAAATGCAAAAGATATATCTATCTTAAGTGATGAAGCAAATAAGTTAATGAGCCAAGCTCGCTCTACTCAAGAAACTACGTCGCAGTCCATGAAACTAGCTACAAAAGTCGCAAATAAAAGCGTTGATATAAATGTAAATATAGAAAAGCTACTAGAACAAACTGAAATTTCCGTCTCTCTTTTAGAAGACAATGCAAAACTTGCTAGTGAGTTTATACAAGTATCTGGAAGTTTGAAAAACGTATCTTTAAGCCTAGAAGAAAATTTAAATAAATTTAAAACTTGA
- a CDS encoding D-amino-acid transaminase encodes MPAPVTSKIVYLNGQFLDKDDAKVSILDRGFVFGDGIYEVVPVVNSKLVDKEEFWERFQRSLSQIELELPMKKDEFEQILYTLIEKNRLKEGGAYMQLTRGVADREFKFVKGLEPTLVAYVYETKIFDNEYANKGINIISTPDIRWKRRDIKSISLLAQCYAKNEAYKAGAYECFMTEDGFVTEASSSSAFIIKNDTLITKPLSNEILPGIRRKNLLNLASLIGLKVEQRNFTMNEVYDADEVFISAATLILLPVIKADGKLIGDGKIGKYAPKLRELYANKLKKEAGLI; translated from the coding sequence ATGCCAGCCCCAGTAACTTCAAAAATAGTCTATTTAAACGGACAATTTTTAGATAAAGATGATGCTAAAGTCAGCATTTTGGATCGTGGTTTTGTATTTGGCGATGGAATTTATGAAGTGGTGCCTGTTGTAAATTCAAAACTAGTAGATAAGGAGGAATTTTGGGAAAGATTTCAAAGAAGTTTATCACAAATAGAACTAGAACTTCCTATGAAAAAAGATGAATTCGAACAGATCCTTTATACTCTTATAGAAAAAAACCGGCTCAAAGAAGGTGGCGCTTATATGCAGCTCACTCGTGGTGTCGCAGATAGAGAGTTTAAATTTGTAAAAGGCTTAGAGCCGACCTTAGTAGCATACGTCTATGAAACAAAGATCTTTGATAATGAGTATGCAAACAAAGGTATCAATATCATAAGCACTCCTGATATAAGGTGGAAAAGAAGAGATATAAAATCGATATCTCTTTTAGCGCAGTGCTACGCTAAAAACGAAGCTTATAAAGCAGGTGCTTATGAATGTTTTATGACTGAAGATGGCTTCGTAACAGAAGCTAGCAGTAGTAGTGCATTTATCATTAAAAATGATACTTTGATAACAAAACCTCTTTCAAACGAGATATTACCCGGAATTCGTAGAAAAAATTTACTAAATTTAGCAAGTCTTATCGGACTTAAAGTAGAGCAAAGAAATTTTACTATGAATGAAGTTTATGATGCAGATGAAGTATTTATCAGTGCTGCTACGCTTATACTCTTACCAGTTATCAAAGCTGATGGCAAACTTATCGGTGATGGAAAGATAGGCAAATACGCTCCAAAACTAAGAGAGCTTTACGCAAATAAGCTAAAAAAAGAGGCTGGGCTTATTTAA
- a CDS encoding FUSC family protein, whose translation MWLYKFIKTYDPANFGLTYALKASISMLLCGVLSYYFFGMDGAIFATNASMSIFFINSLDGTSFTKLKYLYLYIAISALFLPFVKIAYDIGWLLIIPMFIWMFFVGISSLFNQNLNKVLSIANVTGLVALIVQSSGYFELQNSLLGLVLGGFIASFMRILHIGTYGKFTKKTYNLLLDDVIKMSQNLFDTKEFDGLTTKCGDHIDAIKKIFANKSASIKDERIIIHHSKSIFYLYKIEDIFYSLISLKRYFIKIKDDKLLKDIQNEIILNLTELKNIFQDKKVNITKNAFEAVKKSNFSIFAASLSVLYNKFKLIKDGGEDNIVLDKKPKKSLKQIYKEINLKNDTVRNSFRLALSVAIAILIAELTKIDHGVWIAIGVLSVSRASSYMTKVVGFDNIKGSLIGVCLGLVIIYFLKSTLLFLVIVLFFVFLTFYLKIFPTIYFSSAFMITFVLVFSIIKTDFLELIIYRVTDVLIGFLVAFGVGFIFFRKIEEQKLTSNLLLVTLSLGKLTACLIHKNGNFATYEKAVLKDLNTYKQAVLEGDKRDYSGFKASLEIYKNLSEINSLIINLKDYIKLLKHSGWNGFMGFTSDINIIKTRFEMIEKKVNKLPYYFYDTLDDKVISEDKKIIYLIKLIADRQNKIANLV comes from the coding sequence ATGTGGCTTTATAAATTTATAAAAACTTACGATCCTGCAAATTTCGGACTTACATACGCATTAAAAGCCTCTATTTCTATGCTGCTTTGTGGTGTTTTGTCATACTATTTTTTTGGTATGGACGGCGCTATTTTTGCTACAAACGCTTCAATGTCTATATTTTTTATAAACTCGCTTGATGGAACAAGCTTTACAAAACTAAAATATTTATACTTATACATAGCCATTTCAGCTCTGTTTCTTCCATTTGTTAAAATCGCTTATGATATAGGCTGGCTTTTGATCATACCGATGTTTATTTGGATGTTTTTTGTAGGTATAAGCTCACTATTTAACCAAAACTTAAATAAAGTTTTAAGCATAGCAAACGTAACTGGATTAGTAGCTCTCATCGTCCAAAGTAGTGGATATTTTGAGCTACAAAACTCACTCTTAGGGCTTGTTTTAGGCGGATTTATCGCCTCATTTATGAGAATATTACACATAGGAACTTATGGTAAATTTACTAAAAAAACATACAATTTACTGCTTGATGATGTTATAAAAATGAGTCAAAATTTATTTGATACAAAAGAATTTGATGGATTAACAACAAAATGTGGCGACCATATAGATGCTATAAAAAAGATATTTGCAAACAAAAGTGCTAGTATAAAAGATGAGCGTATCATCATACATCATTCAAAATCCATATTTTATCTTTATAAGATAGAAGATATATTTTACTCTTTGATATCTCTTAAAAGATATTTTATAAAAATCAAAGACGATAAGCTTTTAAAAGATATACAAAACGAGATCATTTTAAATTTAACCGAGCTAAAAAATATCTTTCAAGATAAAAAAGTAAATATAACAAAAAATGCTTTTGAGGCAGTAAAAAAATCAAATTTTAGTATATTTGCCGCTTCTTTAAGTGTGCTTTATAATAAATTTAAGCTGATAAAAGACGGCGGCGAGGATAATATAGTTTTGGACAAAAAGCCAAAAAAGAGCCTAAAACAAATTTATAAAGAGATAAATTTAAAAAACGATACAGTTAGAAACTCTTTTAGACTAGCCCTTAGCGTAGCTATTGCTATACTCATCGCAGAACTTACAAAGATAGATCATGGAGTTTGGATAGCTATAGGAGTTTTGAGCGTCAGCAGAGCAAGCTCATATATGACAAAAGTTGTTGGCTTTGACAATATCAAAGGCTCTCTTATAGGGGTTTGTCTAGGGCTAGTCATCATATATTTTTTAAAATCAACGCTTCTGTTTTTAGTGATAGTTTTGTTTTTTGTATTTTTGACATTTTACCTAAAAATATTTCCAACCATATACTTTTCATCTGCTTTTATGATCACATTTGTGCTTGTATTTTCCATCATAAAAACGGATTTTTTAGAGCTGATCATATACCGAGTTACAGATGTTTTGATAGGATTTTTAGTTGCATTTGGTGTTGGTTTTATATTTTTTAGAAAGATAGAAGAACAAAAGCTCACTTCAAATTTACTTTTAGTCACGCTTAGCCTAGGCAAACTAACTGCTTGTCTTATACACAAAAACGGAAATTTCGCAACTTATGAAAAAGCGGTGCTAAAAGATCTAAACACTTATAAGCAAGCTGTATTAGAAGGTGATAAAAGAGATTATTCTGGGTTTAAAGCCTCTTTAGAGATCTATAAAAATCTAAGCGAGATAAATAGTTTGATCATAAATTTAAAAGACTATATAAAGCTTCTAAAACATAGCGGTTGGAATGGCTTTATGGGCTTTACATCTGATATCAATATCATAAAAACAAGGTTTGAGATGATAGAAAAGAAGGTAAATAAACTACCATATTATTTTTATGACACATTAGATGACAAAGTCATATCCGAAGATAAAAAAATAATATATCTGATCAAACTTATAGCAGACAGACAAAATAAGATCGCAAATTTAGTATAA
- the rsmH gene encoding 16S rRNA (cytosine(1402)-N(4))-methyltransferase RsmH, translating to MESPHIPVLLNEILDSFKEIKSGIILDCTLGYGGHSEAILRSNPNLKIIACDRDDDALSFCYEKFRPYKDRIEIHKSTFGTIFEKIETNDIKGILADIGVSSLQLDLNERGFSINSDTLDMRMDKSQTFDAKELINSYSLDELTRIFYKYGELPNAKSIATKIVAYRQKSKITSAKELASIIGRSNLKNRSILVATLVFQAIRIEVNKELNELENLLKHIEDSKIKDAVLDIITFHSLEDRIVKTKFKEWEKSCICPNSALRCECGNNHAIGKIITKKPLSASKQELQTNSRSSCAKLRTFRILRQK from the coding sequence TTGGAATCTCCACATATACCGGTTTTACTAAATGAGATTCTAGACTCATTTAAAGAGATAAAAAGCGGAATTATACTTGATTGTACTTTAGGTTATGGTGGGCATAGTGAAGCTATCTTAAGATCAAATCCAAATTTAAAAATCATAGCTTGTGACAGAGATGATGACGCGCTTAGTTTTTGCTATGAAAAATTTAGACCATACAAAGATAGAATAGAGATACACAAAAGCACTTTTGGAACTATCTTTGAAAAAATAGAAACTAATGATATCAAAGGGATCTTAGCAGATATCGGAGTTAGCTCATTGCAGCTAGATCTAAATGAGAGGGGTTTTAGCATAAATAGTGATACTCTTGATATGAGAATGGATAAATCGCAAACTTTTGACGCAAAAGAGCTGATAAACTCATACTCGCTCGATGAATTAACAAGAATTTTTTATAAATATGGCGAACTTCCAAATGCAAAAAGCATAGCGACAAAGATAGTAGCTTATAGACAAAAATCCAAAATAACAAGCGCAAAAGAGCTAGCAAGCATCATCGGACGCTCAAATTTAAAAAATCGCTCCATTTTAGTAGCTACGCTAGTATTTCAAGCAATCAGAATAGAAGTAAATAAAGAGTTAAATGAGCTAGAAAATTTACTCAAACATATAGAAGATTCCAAGATCAAAGATGCTGTTTTAGATATCATAACATTTCATTCTTTAGAAGATAGAATAGTAAAAACTAAATTCAAAGAGTGGGAAAAAAGCTGTATATGCCCAAACTCCGCTCTAAGATGTGAATGTGGAAACAATCACGCCATAGGAAAAATAATAACAAAAAAACCGCTAAGTGCGTCAAAACAAGAGCTGCAAACAAACTCTAGAAGCAGCTGTGCTAAGCTTAGAACTTTTAGAATTCTGAGGCAAAAATGA
- a CDS encoding class II aldolase and adducin N-terminal domain-containing protein, whose translation MNIEYSMNEIKKISGSMFKKNFFGVFHGSISARIEHNQFIINKKDAIFDGLSNDDLTLLFSKKDYRWNDASIDSDIHQNIYKNIGEAKYICYAMPPYLTAYSLEHASIEPRDYFGAMKFDNIFVYDPKQFDDWYERAPFEICRYMIDKKTNVIVIKGYGVYVYERTAYNLAKTVALLENSCKLLSYAYKFMQ comes from the coding sequence ATGAATATAGAATACTCCATGAACGAGATAAAAAAGATATCTGGATCTATGTTTAAAAAGAACTTTTTTGGCGTTTTTCACGGCTCTATCTCGGCTAGGATAGAACATAATCAGTTTATAATAAACAAAAAAGATGCTATATTTGACGGACTTAGCAATGATGATCTAACTCTGCTTTTTTCAAAGAAAGATTATCGTTGGAATGATGCTAGTATAGATAGCGATATTCATCAAAATATTTATAAAAATATAGGAGAAGCAAAATACATCTGTTATGCTATGCCGCCGTATCTGACTGCTTATAGTTTAGAACATGCCAGTATAGAGCCAAGAGACTATTTTGGCGCTATGAAATTTGATAATATTTTTGTCTATGACCCTAAGCAATTTGATGATTGGTATGAGAGGGCGCCGTTTGAAATTTGTAGATATATGATAGATAAAAAGACTAACGTTATAGTAATAAAGGGCTATGGAGTATATGTTTATGAAAGAACTGCTTACAATCTTGCAAAAACCGTAGCATTGCTAGAAAATAGCTGCAAACTGTTAAGCTATGCGTATAAATTTATGCAGTAA
- a CDS encoding peptidylprolyl isomerase — translation MITWMQKHKKYLVVTIWVSTIAFVGAGFVGWGAYDLNSNRATSVAKVGNRNISVQEFQQTYGDLYNYYSSLSEGKFSTEQAEEIGLDKIALDKIIRENLFLNYADELGLDANNQDIIAYLMNDKSFQVDGKFDKNRYEETLRRARITPKDYENALKNKILLDKMFNALNLKATTSDLEMLSSSYFMKDRVALQIVKASSNDIVIDENELKKLWEKDKNKYLTKTEYFLDTKYISKLNLDVNNTVLMAFFEDNRGNYRDIADKLLSFEEALESVKRDYILKNSRKFALEEYLKIKKGESNATEPMKIFEDAQNFPINELAKAQIGEVLKPFEYKDGFLIIKLQKVARPEVMSYENARSEVLKTYEEIKIREKLEERAKKALENFNGKDIGFITRDSRKSVDGLSETEFLSFVMKLFESQNKKGYVVLDGKAVVYNILEQELLNSDKLKEYNSLLVQNIGAIKNAQLQQDLLDTLQKRYDVELYYRR, via the coding sequence ATGATCACTTGGATGCAAAAGCATAAAAAGTATTTAGTTGTCACTATTTGGGTAAGTACTATAGCGTTTGTTGGAGCTGGTTTTGTAGGCTGGGGAGCGTATGATTTAAACAGCAACAGAGCAACTTCAGTGGCAAAAGTAGGAAACAGAAATATAAGCGTCCAAGAATTTCAGCAAACTTATGGCGATTTATATAATTATTACTCTAGTTTATCAGAGGGTAAATTTAGCACAGAACAAGCTGAAGAAATTGGCTTAGATAAGATAGCACTTGATAAAATCATAAGAGAGAATTTATTTTTAAATTACGCTGATGAGCTTGGATTAGATGCAAATAACCAAGATATTATAGCTTATTTGATGAATGATAAGAGTTTTCAAGTAGATGGTAAATTTGATAAAAATAGATATGAAGAAACTCTAAGAAGAGCTAGAATAACCCCAAAAGACTATGAAAACGCTCTAAAAAATAAGATTTTATTAGATAAAATGTTTAATGCACTGAATTTAAAAGCTACAACATCCGATCTAGAGATGCTTTCTTCAAGTTATTTTATGAAAGACAGAGTTGCTTTACAGATCGTAAAAGCTAGCAGTAATGATATTGTTATAGATGAAAATGAGCTAAAGAAATTATGGGAAAAAGACAAAAACAAATACCTTACAAAAACAGAATATTTTTTGGATACAAAATATATCTCTAAGTTAAATTTAGATGTGAATAATACGGTTTTAATGGCGTTTTTTGAGGATAATAGAGGAAATTACCGCGATATCGCGGATAAGCTTTTGAGTTTTGAAGAAGCTTTGGAGTCTGTAAAGAGAGACTATATACTAAAAAATAGTAGAAAATTTGCCCTTGAAGAGTATCTAAAAATAAAAAAAGGTGAAAGTAACGCTACTGAGCCTATGAAGATATTTGAAGATGCTCAAAATTTCCCTATAAACGAACTTGCTAAAGCTCAAATTGGTGAAGTTTTAAAACCTTTTGAGTATAAAGATGGATTTTTGATAATCAAGCTTCAAAAAGTCGCTAGGCCAGAAGTTATGAGCTATGAAAATGCTAGGAGTGAGGTTTTAAAAACCTATGAAGAGATAAAAATCAGAGAAAAACTTGAAGAAAGAGCTAAAAAGGCTTTAGAAAACTTTAATGGTAAGGATATCGGATTTATCACTAGAGATAGCAGAAAAAGCGTTGATGGACTTAGTGAGACTGAATTCCTAAGTTTTGTTATGAAGTTATTTGAATCTCAAAACAAAAAAGGCTATGTTGTGCTCGATGGAAAGGCTGTTGTATATAATATTTTGGAACAAGAATTGCTTAATAGCGATAAATTAAAAGAGTACAACAGTCTGCTAGTTCAAAATATCGGTGCTATCAAAAACGCTCAATTGCAACAAGATTTATTAGATACATTGCAAAAACGTTATGATGTAGAATTATATTATAGAAGGTAA
- the ftsA gene encoding cell division protein FtsA: MGTKILGIDIGSTQICAVMAECEQNSTRADNSVKIIGIGTVKAQGLKKGSITNIELASNSIKAAVNDVMRIAGTRYDKVVVSISGKDAKNIDCKDVINIPEREVNIKQIERAISSAEYKVKIPHDYEIIHTLPYNFKIDEQDNIEDPLGMNGSRLEVQAHIIVVQKSALMNLRKAIEKAGLKADNVVLSGYASAIATLNEDEKSLGAVLIDMGGASCNMVIHSGNSIRYNEFLGVGSSNITIDLSTILHTPPTVAEDIKVKYGTLKNQENELIVLPDLGDENSSHEVDISVITKVIYMRVEETLMILAKMLSESNYKDLAGAGVVLTGGMTKLEGLRELATAVFDSMPVRVAKPKELDGLVDVLRDPANSCAIGLCLYGAGYFTPYEIDSERKLRYKDDPLVKYQGLISIKEMDDEREKNFIKIDEKEDEINTKTQNYENLDLKIESVSLDKKATVNTIKSSINPFSKFINYLKNLF, translated from the coding sequence GTGGGAACTAAGATACTTGGTATAGATATTGGATCTACTCAAATTTGTGCTGTAATGGCAGAATGTGAGCAAAATAGCACAAGAGCAGATAACTCTGTAAAAATAATCGGTATAGGAACAGTAAAAGCCCAAGGACTTAAAAAAGGTTCTATCACAAATATAGAATTAGCATCAAACTCTATTAAAGCAGCAGTCAATGATGTGATGAGAATAGCTGGAACTAGATATGATAAAGTTGTAGTTTCTATATCTGGTAAAGATGCAAAAAATATCGATTGCAAAGATGTTATAAATATACCAGAACGTGAAGTTAATATAAAACAGATTGAACGTGCTATAAGTTCTGCTGAGTATAAAGTCAAGATACCTCACGATTATGAGATTATCCATACACTTCCATATAATTTTAAGATAGATGAGCAAGATAACATAGAAGATCCACTTGGTATGAATGGCTCTAGGCTTGAAGTTCAAGCTCACATAATAGTAGTTCAAAAATCAGCACTTATGAATTTAAGAAAAGCTATAGAAAAAGCAGGATTAAAAGCGGATAATGTCGTACTCTCTGGTTACGCATCTGCTATAGCTACGTTAAATGAAGATGAAAAATCTCTTGGAGCTGTACTTATAGATATGGGTGGAGCTAGTTGTAATATGGTTATTCATTCTGGAAATTCTATAAGATATAATGAATTTTTAGGTGTAGGCTCATCGAATATAACTATAGATCTATCCACTATCTTACATACTCCCCCAACTGTAGCAGAAGATATAAAAGTAAAATATGGAACTTTAAAAAATCAAGAAAATGAGCTTATAGTACTACCTGATCTTGGCGATGAAAACTCATCTCACGAAGTCGATATAAGCGTGATAACAAAAGTTATCTATATGCGCGTAGAAGAGACTCTTATGATACTTGCTAAAATGCTTAGTGAGAGTAATTATAAAGACTTAGCAGGAGCTGGAGTTGTCTTAACCGGCGGAATGACAAAACTCGAAGGTCTTAGAGAGCTAGCAACTGCTGTTTTTGATAGTATGCCTGTGCGTGTTGCAAAACCAAAAGAGCTAGATGGGTTAGTTGATGTGCTTAGAGATCCTGCGAATTCATGTGCTATAGGACTTTGTCTATATGGAGCTGGATATTTTACTCCTTATGAGATAGATTCTGAGAGAAAACTAAGATATAAAGACGATCCATTGGTGAAATATCAAGGACTTATTTCTATCAAAGAGATGGATGATGAGCGTGAGAAAAATTTTATTAAAATAGACGAAAAGGAAGATGAGATAAACACAAAAACTCAAAATTATGAGAATTTAGACCTAAAGATAGAGAGTGTTAGTTTGGATAAAAAAGCTACTGTAAATACAATAAAAAGTAGTATAAATCCTTTTTCTAAATTTATTAATTATTTAAAAAATCTGTTCTAA